One Pseudodesulfovibrio cashew DNA window includes the following coding sequences:
- a CDS encoding TerC family protein — MLEGLWTLENLIALITLAGLEIVLGIDNIVFVVVVTNKLPEASRATARRLGIGLAMFSRIALLLAISAIMGLTAPLFTLFDHVVSGRDIVLLTGGLFLLAKATHEIHDKLEEPGLAETHVRKQYSYFSAIMQIMILDLVFSLDSVITAVGMAQHLTVMIAAIVVAVGVMLLFAGPVSDFVSRHPTVQMLAFSFLLLVGIFLMAEGMHRHIDRGYIYFAMAFSLFVEFLNLRLRKKRKAAL, encoded by the coding sequence ATGCTGGAAGGACTGTGGACACTGGAAAATCTCATCGCCCTGATCACTCTGGCCGGGCTGGAGATCGTGCTCGGCATCGACAACATCGTCTTCGTGGTCGTGGTCACCAACAAGCTGCCCGAGGCATCGCGCGCAACGGCCCGGCGGCTGGGCATCGGGCTGGCCATGTTCTCGCGCATCGCCCTGCTGCTCGCCATCTCCGCCATCATGGGACTGACCGCGCCGCTCTTCACCCTCTTCGACCACGTCGTGTCCGGCCGCGACATCGTCCTGCTCACCGGCGGCCTCTTCCTGCTGGCCAAGGCCACCCACGAAATCCACGACAAGCTGGAGGAGCCGGGGCTCGCCGAGACGCATGTACGCAAGCAATACTCCTATTTCTCCGCCATCATGCAGATCATGATTCTGGACCTCGTCTTTTCACTGGACTCGGTCATCACCGCCGTAGGCATGGCCCAGCACCTGACGGTCATGATCGCTGCCATCGTCGTGGCCGTAGGCGTGATGCTGTTGTTCGCCGGGCCGGTCAGCGACTTCGTGTCACGGCACCCCACGGTGCAGATGCTCGCCTTCTCCTTCCTCCTTTTGGTCGGAATATTTCTCATGGCCGAGGGCATGCACAGGCACATTGATCGCGGGTATATTTATTTCGCCATGGCGTTTTCGTTGTTTGTGGAGTTTTTGAATTTGCGATTGCGGAAGAAGAGGAAGGCCGCTCTTTAA
- a CDS encoding methyl-accepting chemotaxis protein — protein sequence MKIGPKMTLLGVVLLGATAACILAMFLWRNAIVGDTLAGFFDKQAKHEMELAVGDATSLLATQHATLTKELENDMRVLLDMVEQGGGLRLSAERAKWNAVNQITKAQSTVALPRMMMGGQWLGNNADPGVRTPLVDRIMKLTGTTCTVFQTMNEQGDLLRVATNILKTDGKRAVGTYIPSSSAVARSIRSGETYRGTAYVVNAWYLTQYRPIKDANGKVIGCLYVGILQEGVKQLREGLMSVVLGESGALTVLSGMEKSLGVVRMHKDSGQEGRSWADVRDDGGDTVYRTAVEKAREAGGKPVTIRTSLHGKRVLLTAEEFSPWGWVVLGTGYEDEFMAGKRAADDALANAALWSGGISLVMVVVAILVILYFARAMSASIGRVASAMTQINRGDLFVERLPEREGRPRDELEQLAVALNSMSDQLREVVHNVQLSAESVTAGSLELAGTSQALSDGATNQAASVEEVSSSMEEMTSNIEQNTDNAQETEKIARQAAEDAKRGGKSFSQTIEAMREIADKISIIEEIARQTNLLALNAAIEAARAGEHGKGFAVVAAEVRKLAERSGVAAGEISQLSASSVDIAEEAGKVLEKMVPDITRTAELVQEITAGSTEQHTGSTQIKDAILELDRVVQQNSAEAEHVAASSETLAGHAAQLQEIIGYFRLEASAGAGNIPSQRVVRSEPRALDAAPAKGTGKGLTLDMDDDDGDFERF from the coding sequence GTGAAGATAGGACCCAAGATGACATTGCTTGGCGTGGTGCTGCTCGGCGCAACTGCCGCTTGTATTCTGGCCATGTTCCTGTGGCGGAATGCGATTGTCGGCGATACCCTGGCGGGTTTCTTTGACAAGCAGGCCAAGCACGAAATGGAATTGGCCGTGGGCGACGCAACCAGCCTGCTGGCGACGCAGCACGCCACCCTTACCAAGGAACTGGAAAACGACATGCGCGTCCTGCTCGACATGGTGGAGCAGGGCGGCGGGCTGCGATTGTCCGCAGAGCGGGCGAAGTGGAACGCGGTGAATCAGATTACCAAGGCCCAATCGACCGTCGCTTTGCCCAGGATGATGATGGGCGGGCAGTGGCTGGGCAACAATGCCGACCCTGGCGTGCGTACGCCGCTGGTGGATCGGATCATGAAGCTGACCGGGACCACCTGCACGGTCTTCCAGACCATGAATGAACAGGGCGACCTGTTGCGAGTGGCCACCAACATATTGAAGACCGACGGCAAGCGGGCCGTGGGCACGTACATCCCCAGTTCCTCGGCGGTGGCCAGGAGCATCCGGTCGGGCGAGACCTACCGGGGGACCGCCTACGTGGTGAACGCCTGGTACCTGACCCAGTACCGGCCCATCAAGGATGCGAACGGCAAGGTCATCGGCTGCCTGTATGTGGGCATCCTGCAGGAGGGCGTCAAGCAGTTGCGCGAGGGGCTCATGTCCGTCGTGCTCGGCGAGTCCGGCGCGTTGACCGTCCTGAGCGGCATGGAAAAGTCACTGGGCGTGGTCCGTATGCACAAGGATTCCGGGCAGGAAGGGAGAAGTTGGGCCGATGTGCGTGACGATGGCGGGGACACCGTCTACCGAACCGCCGTGGAAAAGGCGCGGGAGGCCGGTGGCAAGCCGGTCACCATCCGCACCTCGTTGCATGGCAAGCGGGTCCTGCTGACCGCCGAGGAGTTCAGTCCCTGGGGCTGGGTTGTTCTCGGCACCGGCTACGAGGACGAGTTCATGGCCGGAAAGCGGGCCGCGGACGACGCCCTTGCCAACGCGGCCCTGTGGTCCGGCGGCATCAGCCTGGTCATGGTCGTGGTGGCTATTCTTGTCATCCTCTACTTTGCTCGCGCCATGAGCGCCTCCATCGGCAGGGTGGCTTCGGCCATGACTCAGATCAATCGGGGCGATTTGTTCGTGGAGCGGTTGCCTGAACGGGAAGGCAGGCCCAGGGACGAGCTCGAGCAACTGGCCGTTGCGCTCAATTCCATGTCCGACCAGTTGCGGGAAGTGGTCCATAACGTTCAGCTCTCGGCCGAGAGCGTGACCGCAGGAAGCCTGGAGCTGGCAGGCACCTCGCAGGCGCTGTCGGACGGCGCCACCAACCAGGCCGCGTCAGTGGAGGAGGTCTCCTCGTCCATGGAGGAGATGACCTCGAACATCGAGCAGAACACCGACAACGCGCAGGAGACGGAAAAGATCGCCCGCCAGGCGGCTGAAGACGCCAAGCGCGGCGGCAAGTCCTTTTCGCAGACCATCGAGGCCATGCGCGAGATCGCGGACAAGATCTCCATCATCGAGGAGATCGCCCGCCAGACCAACCTGCTCGCCCTGAACGCAGCCATCGAGGCCGCCCGCGCGGGCGAGCACGGCAAGGGGTTTGCCGTGGTGGCCGCAGAGGTGCGCAAGCTGGCCGAGCGGAGCGGTGTGGCGGCCGGTGAGATCAGCCAGCTTTCCGCCAGCAGCGTGGATATCGCCGAAGAGGCGGGAAAGGTGTTGGAAAAGATGGTTCCGGATATCACCCGCACTGCGGAACTGGTTCAGGAGATCACTGCGGGCAGCACCGAGCAGCACACCGGCTCCACCCAGATCAAGGACGCCATTCTCGAGCTTGACCGTGTGGTGCAGCAGAACTCGGCGGAGGCCGAGCACGTGGCCGCTTCGTCCGAGACCCTGGCCGGACATGCCGCACAGCTTCAGGAAATCATCGGCTACTTCCGCCTGGAGGCGTCGGCAGGTGCCGGGAACATCCCCTCGCAGCGGGTGGTCCGGTCCGAGCCTCGGGCCCTGGACGCGGCTCCGGCAAAGGGGACGGGCAAGGGCCTGACACTTGACATGGACGATGACGACGGGGACTTCGAAAGGTTCTGA
- the serS gene encoding serine--tRNA ligase, whose product MLDLKLMQKNPDVVRESLEKRGSKIDVQEFTDLDARRKALIGEVEALKAEKNAVGPEIAKRKKAGEDASDLLAKMGEVAARTKELDAELAEVEAAQKDWMMSVPNIPHDSVPLGQSEDDNPVLRYWGDKPEFDFAPKEHWELGTALGGLDFECAAKLSGSRFSISFGAIARLERAVAQFMLNTQTELHGYTEVLPPVIVNKATMTGTGQLPKFEEDLFKLTDDRELYLIPTAEVPLTNVYAGEVIEEDVLPIKFCALTPCFRSEAGSYGKDTKGLIRQHQFYKVEMVNFAHPEHSYEALEDMTRSAERILELLELPYRTITLCTGDMGFGAAKTYDIEVWLPGQDKYREISSCSNCEDFQARRANIRFQPKDSKKKQYPHTLNGSGLAVGRCLVAVMENYQQADGTIRVPEALKPYMGGIDVIGPR is encoded by the coding sequence ATGCTTGATCTCAAGTTGATGCAGAAAAACCCGGATGTGGTCCGGGAGAGCCTGGAAAAACGCGGCTCGAAAATAGACGTACAGGAATTTACCGACCTCGACGCGCGGCGCAAGGCGCTCATCGGCGAAGTGGAAGCCCTCAAGGCCGAAAAGAACGCCGTGGGCCCGGAGATCGCCAAGCGCAAGAAGGCAGGCGAGGACGCCTCCGACCTGCTGGCCAAGATGGGCGAGGTTGCGGCCCGCACCAAGGAGCTCGACGCCGAGCTGGCCGAGGTGGAGGCCGCCCAGAAGGACTGGATGATGTCCGTGCCCAACATCCCGCACGACTCCGTGCCGCTGGGCCAGTCCGAAGACGACAACCCGGTACTGCGCTACTGGGGCGACAAGCCCGAGTTCGACTTCGCGCCCAAGGAACACTGGGAGCTGGGTACCGCCCTTGGCGGCCTGGACTTCGAGTGCGCGGCCAAGCTGTCCGGCTCCCGCTTCTCGATCAGCTTCGGCGCCATCGCCCGGCTGGAACGCGCCGTTGCCCAGTTCATGCTGAACACCCAGACCGAACTGCACGGCTACACCGAAGTCCTGCCCCCGGTCATCGTCAACAAGGCGACCATGACCGGAACGGGCCAGTTGCCCAAGTTCGAGGAAGACCTCTTCAAGCTCACCGACGACCGCGAGCTGTACCTCATCCCCACCGCAGAGGTCCCGCTGACCAACGTTTACGCAGGCGAGGTCATCGAGGAAGACGTCCTGCCGATCAAATTCTGCGCCCTGACCCCCTGCTTCCGCTCCGAGGCCGGGTCCTACGGCAAGGACACCAAGGGGCTCATCCGCCAGCACCAGTTCTACAAGGTGGAGATGGTCAACTTCGCCCACCCGGAGCACTCCTACGAGGCCCTGGAGGACATGACCCGCTCGGCCGAGCGTATCCTGGAGCTGCTGGAGCTCCCCTACCGGACCATCACCCTGTGCACCGGCGACATGGGCTTCGGCGCTGCCAAGACCTATGACATCGAGGTCTGGCTGCCCGGCCAGGACAAGTACCGGGAAATCTCCTCCTGCTCCAACTGCGAGGACTTCCAGGCCCGCCGCGCCAACATCCGGTTCCAGCCCAAGGACTCCAAGAAGAAGCAGTACCCGCACACCCTCAACGGCTCCGGCCTGGCCGTGGGCCGCTGCCTGGTGGCGGTCATGGAAAATTACCAGCAGGCCGACGGCACTATCAGGGTGCCCGAGGCGCTCAAGCCCTACATGGGCGGCATCGACGTCATCGGCCCCAGATAA
- a CDS encoding cytochrome ubiquinol oxidase subunit I: protein MEYPIWQLTTLGGGFWIALIATLHVYVAHFAVGGGLLLVLVEQAAYRNNNVHLLDYVKKHSRFFLLLTMAFGAVSGVAIWITIALLAPQATITLIHQFVFGWAAEWVCFLGEIVALIVYYYTWESMDRRDHLTVGWLYFLFGWLSLFLINGIIGFMLTPGDWITTKSFWDGFFNPTFWPQLVFRSFFSAACAGLFGFVTATRIQDEDTRHAMVRTCSVWTTLGIVATILSGLLYMAALPPAQMELITLKSHRVLGFMTWFWIFAGVTLVGGLILAFRMPRTMSFSLAMLVMLSGLGLFGSFEFIREAGRKPYLIWDYTYSNSIQKAMVPVINQEGAIKHAKWAPPELKAGITEANVLKAGEFLYQLECASCHAIGGPMNEIRKRTSMYDENGMDAFLTGMGKLNKYMPPFAGTTQERKALAAYIAVTLNGNKATTAATIPDPEAVEPSPFDPDSAEYALLAWADQGMRFFAQNDKWTLLPPRSVVRAQLVLRDGLPEFVTDGVTIEYAVEDGIEAAAPTGTMQLLGSQNRFEADLALKPYRSGQFEPLPVVTLTAKVDGETVATAKVAVPVSDQMGCRNCHGGDWAEDGSGVSQGTVENILAAHDRMNKTDHVAASAKGPITCANCHADPSQDSEGRDNLPSLAAAIHGVHAVYMAGRDSAQSCMLCHPQNTLRDNHGEAGFECANCHGPLEDHAISLLKGDQEAGRKGANKLLPLITPRNVGNADAVNPRTPWVNEPDCLNCHVDFAAPDSDSTFNEWTDDETELFAARRDEMDAVNCAACHGSPHALYPATDRDNVMPGQYMDQARIFGAAGSCTVCHVDEMEDPAHHAGMGLN, encoded by the coding sequence ATGGAATATCCCATCTGGCAACTGACCACCCTGGGCGGCGGCTTCTGGATCGCCCTGATCGCGACCCTGCATGTCTACGTGGCCCACTTCGCCGTGGGCGGCGGCCTGCTGCTGGTGCTTGTCGAGCAGGCGGCCTACCGCAACAACAACGTCCACCTGCTGGACTACGTCAAGAAGCACTCCCGCTTCTTCCTGCTCCTGACCATGGCCTTCGGCGCGGTCTCGGGCGTGGCAATCTGGATCACCATCGCGCTCCTTGCACCACAGGCAACCATCACGCTCATCCACCAGTTCGTGTTCGGCTGGGCGGCTGAGTGGGTCTGCTTCCTGGGCGAGATCGTGGCCCTGATCGTCTACTATTACACCTGGGAAAGCATGGACCGGCGCGACCACCTGACGGTGGGCTGGCTCTACTTCCTCTTCGGCTGGCTCTCTCTCTTCCTGATCAACGGCATTATCGGGTTCATGCTCACTCCCGGCGACTGGATCACCACCAAGTCCTTCTGGGACGGCTTCTTCAACCCGACCTTCTGGCCCCAGCTCGTGTTCCGCAGCTTCTTCTCGGCGGCCTGCGCGGGGTTGTTCGGCTTCGTTACCGCCACCCGCATCCAGGACGAGGACACGCGCCACGCCATGGTCAGGACCTGTTCGGTCTGGACCACCCTCGGCATCGTGGCCACCATCCTCTCCGGCCTGCTCTACATGGCCGCCCTGCCGCCCGCGCAGATGGAACTGATCACCCTCAAGTCCCACCGCGTGCTCGGCTTCATGACATGGTTCTGGATCTTTGCCGGGGTGACTCTGGTGGGCGGGCTGATCCTGGCCTTCAGGATGCCCCGGACCATGTCCTTTTCCCTGGCCATGCTGGTCATGCTCTCCGGCCTCGGCCTGTTCGGCTCCTTCGAGTTCATCCGCGAGGCGGGCCGCAAGCCCTATCTCATCTGGGATTACACCTATTCCAACTCCATTCAGAAGGCGATGGTCCCGGTCATCAACCAGGAAGGGGCCATCAAACACGCCAAGTGGGCACCGCCGGAACTCAAGGCGGGCATCACCGAGGCCAACGTCCTCAAGGCGGGGGAATTCCTCTACCAGCTCGAGTGCGCCTCCTGCCACGCCATCGGCGGCCCCATGAATGAAATCCGCAAGCGGACCAGCATGTACGACGAGAACGGCATGGACGCCTTCCTGACCGGCATGGGCAAACTGAACAAGTACATGCCGCCCTTTGCCGGGACCACACAGGAACGCAAGGCCCTGGCCGCATACATCGCCGTGACTTTGAACGGCAACAAGGCAACGACAGCGGCGACAATCCCCGACCCCGAGGCCGTGGAGCCCTCGCCCTTTGATCCGGACAGCGCGGAATACGCTCTGCTGGCCTGGGCCGACCAGGGCATGCGCTTCTTCGCGCAAAACGACAAATGGACCCTGCTGCCGCCCCGTAGCGTGGTCCGCGCACAGCTGGTCCTGCGGGACGGGCTGCCCGAGTTCGTCACCGACGGCGTGACCATCGAATACGCCGTGGAAGACGGCATCGAGGCGGCGGCCCCGACCGGCACCATGCAGCTTCTGGGCAGCCAGAACCGCTTCGAGGCGGATCTCGCCCTCAAGCCCTACCGCTCCGGCCAATTCGAGCCCCTGCCGGTGGTCACCCTGACCGCCAAAGTGGACGGCGAGACCGTTGCCACCGCCAAGGTGGCCGTACCCGTCAGCGACCAGATGGGTTGCCGCAACTGCCACGGCGGCGACTGGGCCGAGGACGGCTCCGGCGTCTCCCAGGGCACCGTGGAAAACATCCTGGCCGCCCACGACCGCATGAACAAAACCGACCACGTGGCCGCATCGGCCAAGGGCCCGATAACCTGCGCCAACTGCCACGCCGATCCGTCCCAGGACAGCGAAGGCCGCGACAACCTGCCCAGCCTGGCCGCCGCCATCCACGGCGTGCACGCGGTCTACATGGCCGGGCGCGACTCCGCACAGTCCTGCATGCTCTGCCACCCGCAGAACACCCTGCGCGACAACCACGGTGAGGCCGGTTTCGAGTGCGCCAACTGCCACGGCCCCCTCGAGGACCACGCCATCAGCCTGCTCAAGGGCGACCAGGAAGCGGGCCGCAAGGGCGCGAACAAGCTGCTGCCCCTGATCACGCCGCGCAACGTCGGCAACGCGGACGCGGTCAACCCGCGCACCCCGTGGGTCAACGAGCCCGACTGCCTCAACTGCCACGTGGACTTCGCCGCTCCGGACAGCGACTCCACCTTCAACGAGTGGACCGACGACGAGACCGAACTCTTCGCGGCCCGGCGCGACGAGATGGACGCCGTGAACTGCGCGGCCTGCCACGGCTCGCCCCACGCCCTCTATCCGGCCACGGACCGAGACAACGTCATGCCCGGCCAGTATATGGACCAGGCCCGGATATTCGGCGCCGCAGGATCCTGTACCGTCTGCCACGTGGATGAGATGGAAGACCCGGCCCACCACGCCGGCATGGGCCTGAACTAA
- the eno gene encoding phosphopyruvate hydratase yields the protein MSIISGVWAREILDSRGNPTVEVEVILESGIIGRAAVPSGASTGSREALELRDKEERYGGKGVLTAVENVRGEIAGAVIGMDVLRQVTLDNTLIDLDGTENKERLGANAMLGVSMAAARAGARVLGLPLYQYLGGVNAKLLPVPLMNIINGGEHAPNNLDIQEFMIMPVGAETFAEALRMGAETFHKLKAILHKDGHVTSVGDEGGFAPNLQSHAEAFQYITRAVEEAGYEPGAEICFAIDAAASEFYKDGKYVLAGENKTFDSDELIDFYADLADRFPLVSIEDGLAEGDWDGFAAMTEKMGDTVQLVGDDLFVTNPDILAEGIDRGVCNSILIKLNQIGTVSETLDTIELAKTAGYTNVVSHRSGETGDHFIADLAVAVNAGQIKTGSLCRSDRLEKYNQLLRIEEDLGDDGVYYGPILGGSFFEE from the coding sequence ATGAGTATTATTTCCGGTGTATGGGCGCGCGAGATCCTGGATTCTCGTGGCAACCCCACGGTTGAGGTCGAGGTCATTCTTGAGTCCGGCATCATCGGGCGGGCTGCCGTGCCCTCGGGCGCGTCCACCGGTTCCCGCGAGGCCCTGGAGCTGCGTGACAAGGAAGAGCGTTACGGCGGCAAGGGCGTCCTCACCGCCGTGGAGAACGTGCGCGGCGAGATCGCCGGAGCCGTCATCGGTATGGACGTCCTGCGCCAGGTGACCCTGGACAATACCCTCATCGACCTGGACGGTACCGAGAACAAGGAGCGCCTGGGCGCCAACGCCATGCTCGGCGTGTCCATGGCCGCCGCCCGCGCCGGTGCCCGCGTCCTGGGCCTGCCCCTCTACCAGTACCTCGGCGGCGTGAACGCCAAGCTGCTGCCCGTGCCGCTCATGAACATCATCAATGGTGGCGAACACGCCCCCAACAACCTGGATATCCAGGAGTTCATGATTATGCCCGTGGGCGCCGAGACCTTTGCCGAGGCCCTGCGCATGGGCGCCGAGACCTTCCACAAGCTCAAGGCCATCCTGCACAAGGACGGCCACGTCACCAGCGTGGGCGACGAGGGCGGCTTTGCTCCCAACCTCCAGTCCCATGCCGAGGCTTTCCAGTACATCACCCGCGCCGTGGAAGAAGCCGGATACGAGCCCGGTGCCGAAATCTGCTTCGCCATCGACGCTGCGGCCAGCGAGTTCTACAAGGACGGCAAGTACGTCCTGGCCGGTGAGAACAAGACCTTTGACTCCGACGAGCTCATCGACTTCTACGCCGACCTGGCCGACCGGTTCCCCCTGGTCTCCATCGAGGACGGTCTGGCCGAAGGCGACTGGGACGGATTCGCCGCCATGACCGAGAAGATGGGCGACACCGTCCAGCTTGTGGGCGACGACCTGTTCGTCACCAACCCGGACATCCTGGCCGAGGGTATCGACCGGGGCGTCTGCAACTCCATCCTGATCAAGCTCAACCAGATCGGCACCGTGTCCGAGACCCTGGACACCATCGAGCTGGCCAAGACCGCAGGGTACACCAACGTGGTCTCCCACCGCTCCGGCGAGACAGGCGATCACTTCATCGCCGACCTGGCCGTGGCCGTGAACGCCGGCCAGATCAAGACCGGCTCCCTGTGCCGCTCCGACCGGCTGGAGAAATACAACCAGCTCCTGCGCATCGAGGAAGACCTGGGCGACGATGGCGTCTACTACGGTCCCATCCTCGGCGGCAGCTTCTTCGAAGAATAA
- a CDS encoding type III pantothenate kinase, producing the protein MGNVLLLDAGNTNTKICLADENGLGESYSLPTRPANTADDWGLKIEAILQREGVEPRSVEACVISSVVPPLDPLISRMARRFLECEAVFVGRDLLLDLDNEYARPEKVGADILVGCLSARLTYDHDNLIVIDFGTATTLACVKGNAFKGGLICPGVLSSRTALASGTAKLPNVDLTIDGDSLSWGTTTEECLNQGLVFGFASMIDGLVDKLSLRMRDPFVVATGGLARTIAQVSERIDELRPELVMEGLWMAYYNQ; encoded by the coding sequence ATGGGCAACGTACTGCTTTTAGATGCCGGAAACACCAATACCAAGATATGTCTGGCCGACGAGAACGGGCTGGGCGAGAGCTATTCCCTGCCGACCCGACCGGCCAACACCGCTGACGACTGGGGCCTCAAGATCGAGGCGATCCTGCAGCGCGAGGGCGTTGAGCCTCGCAGCGTGGAGGCGTGCGTCATCTCCAGCGTGGTTCCGCCGCTCGATCCGCTCATCAGCCGCATGGCCCGCCGCTTTCTCGAGTGCGAGGCCGTGTTCGTGGGCCGCGACCTTCTTCTGGATCTGGACAACGAATACGCCCGGCCCGAAAAGGTGGGCGCGGACATCCTGGTGGGCTGCCTGTCCGCCCGGCTGACCTATGACCACGACAACCTGATCGTCATAGACTTCGGCACGGCCACCACCCTGGCCTGCGTCAAGGGCAACGCCTTCAAGGGCGGGCTTATCTGCCCGGGCGTGCTGTCCTCCCGGACCGCCCTGGCCAGCGGCACGGCCAAGCTTCCCAACGTGGACCTGACCATCGACGGCGACAGCCTGAGCTGGGGCACGACAACGGAGGAGTGCCTCAACCAGGGGCTCGTGTTCGGCTTCGCGTCCATGATCGACGGCCTGGTGGACAAGCTCTCCCTGCGTATGCGGGACCCCTTTGTGGTCGCCACCGGGGGGCTGGCCCGGACCATCGCCCAGGTCAGCGAGCGCATCGACGAGCTCCGTCCCGAGCTTGTCATGGAAGGATTGTGGATGGCCTACTACAATCAATAA
- a CDS encoding methyl-accepting chemotaxis protein, whose protein sequence is MKLSTKLYLGFGTTLVLLLLVAGISLWAIDNSTQGFTQYRGLARDTNLSGRLQANMLMVRMNVKDFVITGSDKDLEQYSNYFAKMQSFLKTAEEEIVQPERVRLVNLVRDHTAEYGAEFEKVKQFRDQRNHLVNDILNKVGPKMEKDLTALLLSSASAQNQEAAYRSSLALRRLLLGRLYVVKFLDDNSQASVDRVNKEMGELRDELGRLDSALVSQAQRTQLEQTVALEKEYSAAFSELSKVIFDRNEVITGKLDVLGPQIAKEVEDVKLSIMEEQDRLGPELQAANDRSTMLLIILGAIALAVGSLTALFITRTTNRQLGQDPAVIADIAETISKGDLKLSFEDRANGVYAHMKEMATQLAGVVAEVRESSSNVASGSQEMSASAQSLSQGATEQAASIEEISSSMEQMGSNIQQTSENARATEEIATLAATEAATSGSAVNEAVTAMKDIAEKISIIEEIARQTNLLALNAAIEAARAGEHGKGFAVVAAEVRKLAERSGVAAGEIGELSVTTMDVAEKAGKMLETMVPNIQKTAELIREITVASNEQNAGAEQIGQAISQLDEVIQQNASAAEQMASTSEELSGQSAQLERAMAFFKVNGNSAAAARPRLASLPAPEAPPPPRGVELALEGGDEDFQRF, encoded by the coding sequence ATGAAACTGTCCACCAAGTTGTACCTGGGGTTCGGCACAACTCTGGTCCTGCTGCTGCTTGTGGCGGGCATTTCGCTTTGGGCCATCGACAACTCGACGCAAGGCTTCACCCAGTATCGGGGCCTTGCCCGGGACACCAATCTGAGCGGGCGCCTGCAGGCCAACATGCTCATGGTGCGGATGAACGTGAAGGACTTCGTCATCACCGGCTCGGACAAGGACCTGGAACAATACTCAAACTACTTCGCCAAGATGCAGTCATTCCTCAAGACCGCAGAGGAGGAGATCGTCCAGCCGGAGCGGGTGCGGCTAGTGAATCTCGTGCGCGACCACACGGCGGAGTACGGAGCGGAATTCGAAAAGGTCAAGCAGTTCCGCGATCAGCGCAACCACCTGGTCAACGACATCCTGAACAAGGTCGGGCCGAAAATGGAAAAGGACCTGACCGCGCTGCTCCTCTCTTCGGCGAGCGCCCAGAACCAGGAAGCGGCTTACCGCAGCAGCCTGGCCCTGCGCCGCCTGCTCCTCGGACGGCTCTATGTGGTCAAGTTCCTGGACGACAATTCCCAGGCTTCAGTGGACCGCGTCAACAAGGAGATGGGAGAGTTGCGGGATGAACTGGGCCGCCTGGACTCGGCGCTGGTCTCCCAGGCTCAGCGGACGCAACTGGAGCAGACGGTTGCCCTGGAAAAGGAATACAGCGCCGCCTTCAGTGAGTTGAGCAAGGTCATTTTCGACCGCAACGAGGTGATAACCGGCAAGCTCGACGTACTTGGCCCGCAGATCGCCAAGGAGGTGGAGGACGTCAAGCTGTCGATCATGGAGGAGCAGGACAGGCTCGGCCCCGAACTGCAAGCCGCCAACGACCGTTCCACCATGCTGCTGATCATCCTGGGCGCCATCGCCCTGGCTGTGGGCTCGCTCACCGCCCTGTTCATCACCCGGACCACCAACAGGCAGTTGGGCCAGGACCCGGCGGTCATCGCGGACATCGCCGAGACCATTTCCAAGGGAGACCTCAAGCTCTCCTTTGAGGACAGGGCCAACGGCGTCTACGCGCACATGAAGGAGATGGCCACGCAACTGGCCGGCGTGGTCGCCGAGGTCAGGGAGAGTTCCTCCAACGTGGCCTCGGGCAGCCAGGAGATGTCCGCCTCTGCCCAGTCCCTGTCCCAGGGAGCCACCGAGCAGGCCGCGTCCATCGAGGAGATATCCTCGTCCATGGAACAGATGGGCAGCAACATCCAGCAGACCTCGGAAAACGCCAGGGCCACGGAAGAGATAGCAACCCTGGCGGCCACGGAGGCGGCAACCAGCGGCTCGGCGGTCAACGAGGCGGTTACGGCCATGAAGGACATCGCGGAAAAGATCTCCATCATCGAGGAGATCGCCCGCCAGACCAACCTGCTCGCCCTGAACGCGGCCATCGAGGCCGCCCGCGCGGGCGAACACGGCAAGGGGTTTGCCGTGGTGGCCGCAGAGGTGCGCAAACTGGCCGAACGGAGCGGCGTGGCTGCAGGGGAGATCGGAGAACTCTCCGTAACCACCATGGACGTGGCCGAAAAGGCCGGGAAAATGCTCGAGACCATGGTCCCGAACATCCAGAAGACGGCGGAACTGATCCGGGAGATCACCGTGGCCAGCAACGAGCAGAACGCCGGGGCCGAGCAGATAGGCCAGGCCATTTCCCAACTGGACGAGGTCATCCAGCAGAACGCTTCTGCTGCAGAGCAGATGGCCTCCACCTCCGAGGAACTCTCGGGGCAGTCGGCGCAGTTGGAACGAGCCATGGCCTTCTTCAAGGTCAACGGAAACTCGGCGGCGGCAGCCAGGCCGCGTCTCGCGTCATTGCCCGCTCCGGAGGCTCCTCCGCCACCCCGGGGCGTCGAGCTTGCGCTGGAGGGAGGCGACGAGGACTTCCAGCGGTTTTAA